In Agarivorans gilvus, one genomic interval encodes:
- the crp gene encoding cAMP-activated global transcriptional regulator CRP, producing MVIGKPQADPVMEWFLSHCHIHKYPSKSTLIHAGEKAETLYYIVKGSVAVLIKDEEGKEMILSYLNQGDFMGELGLFEDTENPIRTAWIRAKSPCEVAEISYKKFRQLIQVNPEILMRLSGQMANRLQITSQKVGDLAFLDVTGRIAQTLLNLAKQPDAMTHPDGMQIKITRQEIGQIVGCSRETVGRILKMLEEQELITAHGKTIVVYGTR from the coding sequence ATGGTAATTGGCAAACCTCAAGCTGATCCGGTGATGGAATGGTTTCTTTCTCACTGCCACATTCATAAGTACCCTTCAAAAAGTACTTTGATCCATGCTGGTGAAAAAGCAGAAACCCTTTACTACATCGTAAAAGGTTCAGTGGCTGTATTGATCAAAGACGAAGAAGGCAAAGAGATGATCTTGTCTTACTTGAATCAAGGCGACTTCATGGGTGAGCTGGGTCTTTTCGAAGATACTGAAAACCCTATTCGTACCGCTTGGATCCGAGCCAAAAGCCCGTGTGAAGTGGCAGAAATTTCCTACAAGAAATTCCGTCAACTTATTCAAGTCAATCCTGAAATTCTGATGCGTCTGTCTGGTCAAATGGCTAACCGTTTGCAAATCACCAGCCAAAAAGTAGGTGACTTAGCGTTCCTAGATGTAACAGGTCGCATTGCGCAAACCTTGTTAAATCTTGCTAAGCAGCCTGACGCGATGACTCACCCAGATGGCATGCAAATTAAGATCACTCGTCAAGAAATCGGCCAAATTGTAGGCTGTTCTCGTGAGACAGTGGGACGTATTCTTAAGATGCTGGAAGAACAAGAATTGATTACCGCGCACGGTAAAACAATCGTTGTTTACGGCACGCGCTAG
- a CDS encoding DUF1338 domain-containing protein: protein MNVTLFFERLWQQYLAVTPSAEKIHQLLGGGQPIVNDHIAVRSFNLPGTGVEAFAQHLLAMGYRQGGTYHFAAKHLDAAHFEHSDPCVPKVFISELQVESLSPQAQQLVKNLASQVNPELYLRPEVFFSGRPWQLSYADYQCLLQESEYAAWLAAYGYRANHFTVSVNQLVGYQSLQHVNQALLDAGFVLNSVGGEIKGSPEVLLEQSSTLADHAEVSFSDCKQSIPSCFYEFALRYKQADGELYSGFVEASADKIFSSTDSRQ, encoded by the coding sequence ATGAACGTGACGCTGTTTTTTGAGCGGCTTTGGCAACAGTATTTGGCGGTAACCCCCAGTGCTGAGAAAATCCATCAACTCTTGGGTGGCGGCCAGCCAATAGTTAACGACCATATTGCGGTGCGTAGTTTTAATCTGCCGGGAACCGGCGTTGAGGCTTTTGCTCAACATTTGTTGGCCATGGGCTACCGCCAAGGTGGGACTTATCATTTTGCAGCTAAACATTTAGACGCGGCGCATTTTGAACATAGCGATCCCTGTGTGCCTAAAGTGTTTATTAGTGAGCTGCAGGTTGAGAGCTTATCGCCGCAGGCGCAGCAATTGGTGAAAAATTTGGCTAGTCAGGTTAACCCAGAACTGTATCTTCGTCCTGAAGTGTTTTTCTCGGGTCGGCCGTGGCAGCTGAGTTATGCTGATTATCAATGCTTATTGCAAGAAAGTGAGTATGCCGCCTGGTTGGCGGCTTATGGTTATCGAGCCAACCACTTTACCGTATCGGTAAATCAACTCGTGGGCTATCAAAGCTTACAGCACGTCAATCAAGCACTACTTGATGCGGGTTTTGTCTTAAACAGCGTGGGTGGAGAAATTAAAGGTTCACCCGAGGTGTTGTTAGAGCAGTCTTCGACTTTGGCGGACCATGCTGAAGTTAGTTTTAGTGACTGCAAACAGTCCATCCCTAGCTGCTTTTATGAATTTGCCTTACGTTATAAACAAGCCGATGGAGAATTGTACTCAGGTTTTGTTGAAGCGTCGGCAGACAAAATCTTCAGTAGTACCGACAGCCGGCAGTAG
- the astD gene encoding succinylglutamate-semialdehyde dehydrogenase → MAELNQFINGQWLAGQGALLKSIDPAKNQVIWQGKTASPEQVESAVSAARHSQFAWYMSGLEQRMATIKQFASLLETHKEELALLIATETGKPLWETQTEIAAMIGKVAISEKAYLERTGESSTELPAATAVLRHKPHGVVAVFGPYNFPGHLPNGHIVPALIAGNSVVLKPSELTPYTSERIVQLWQQAGLPNGVLNLVQGELETGKALASHPGIDGLFFTGSSTTGHVLHQQFASQPDKILALEMGGNNPLLVAEVDDVDAAVHDIVQSAFISAGQRCTCARRLLLPKSEQGELILQRLLEVTKAIEVGEYDAEQQPFIGAMISAKAAAAMVQAQQRLQAIGGKPLLPLVQADSTKGFVTPGIIDVSKVAELPDEEYFGPLLQVLFYDDWEQAITLANNTRYGLSAGLLSNQPTKWENFRHRTRAGIVNWNRPITGASSAAPFGGVGASGNHRASAKYAADYCAYPVASMEGSSSVLPENLSPGLHF, encoded by the coding sequence ATGGCAGAGTTAAATCAGTTTATTAATGGTCAATGGCTAGCAGGGCAAGGAGCGCTGCTCAAATCCATTGATCCGGCAAAGAACCAAGTGATTTGGCAAGGGAAAACCGCCTCGCCTGAGCAAGTAGAGAGTGCCGTGAGCGCCGCTAGACATAGCCAGTTTGCTTGGTATATGAGCGGCTTAGAGCAGCGTATGGCCACCATCAAACAATTCGCCTCGTTACTCGAAACACATAAAGAAGAGTTAGCCTTGTTAATCGCCACTGAGACCGGCAAACCCTTATGGGAAACTCAGACTGAAATTGCCGCGATGATCGGCAAGGTGGCTATTTCTGAGAAAGCCTATTTAGAGCGCACTGGCGAGTCGAGCACCGAGTTGCCCGCCGCCACCGCAGTATTACGTCATAAACCGCATGGTGTAGTGGCAGTGTTTGGCCCTTACAACTTCCCTGGACATTTGCCTAATGGGCATATTGTACCGGCTCTCATCGCTGGCAATAGTGTGGTATTAAAGCCCTCGGAGCTCACCCCTTATACTTCAGAGCGTATCGTCCAATTATGGCAGCAGGCGGGTTTGCCCAACGGTGTATTAAACCTGGTTCAGGGTGAGCTTGAAACCGGCAAAGCCTTGGCCTCGCATCCAGGTATCGACGGTCTATTTTTTACTGGCAGCTCTACTACTGGTCATGTATTGCATCAACAGTTTGCTAGCCAGCCAGATAAGATTTTAGCCTTGGAGATGGGCGGCAATAATCCCTTATTGGTGGCCGAGGTGGACGATGTAGACGCGGCGGTACATGACATCGTTCAGTCGGCATTTATTTCGGCTGGGCAACGTTGTACTTGTGCGCGTCGTTTATTGCTACCGAAGAGCGAACAAGGCGAATTGATTCTGCAGCGCTTGTTAGAGGTGACTAAAGCTATTGAAGTTGGTGAATACGATGCCGAACAGCAGCCCTTCATTGGCGCGATGATCTCGGCCAAAGCCGCCGCGGCAATGGTGCAAGCTCAGCAGCGGCTGCAAGCTATAGGTGGCAAGCCCTTGCTGCCCTTGGTTCAAGCCGACAGTACTAAAGGTTTTGTCACTCCCGGTATTATCGACGTCTCTAAGGTGGCTGAACTACCCGATGAGGAATACTTTGGCCCGCTATTACAAGTGCTGTTCTATGATGATTGGGAGCAGGCCATAACATTAGCCAATAATACTCGCTATGGCTTATCGGCGGGTTTGTTAAGTAATCAGCCCACCAAGTGGGAAAATTTCCGTCACCGTACTAGAGCTGGCATTGTTAATTGGAATCGTCCAATTACTGGCGCCTCTAGTGCCGCGCCGTTTGGCGGTGTTGGTGCATCGGGAAATCATCGCGCCAGCGCAAAATATGCCGCCGATTACTGTGCTTACCCGGTAGCGTCCATGGAAGGTAGCAGCAGTGTGCTACCCGAAAACTTAAGTCCCGGCTTACACTTTTAA
- the astA gene encoding arginine N-succinyltransferase: MLVIRPIQETDYPALLQMAVSSGIGFTSLPVDEPLLREKLAHSIRSFASDIDHPGDLHYLMVAEDTDSGEVVGTTAIDAAVGLNSPFYTYHLGKVVHASRSLNIYNVVETLTLTNDYTGVTELCTLFLQESHRQGQNGRLLSKCRFLLMAEHPHRFNDSVIAEMRGVSDEQGRSPFWQWLQDNFFSMDFPTADYLTGVGKKEFIAELMPKYPIYVNLLSKEAQAVIGEVHQKTRPALRLLEAEGFCKHGYVDIFDAGPTVECPLQLIESVKQSFKVSLSIGEPSKDAQQMLLTNARLKDFRACVAQIELHRQQPRAVISQQTANALQVSEGDSLRVGALRFE, encoded by the coding sequence ATGTTAGTGATCCGTCCTATTCAGGAAACGGACTATCCTGCGTTATTACAGATGGCTGTGAGCTCAGGGATTGGTTTTACCTCCTTACCGGTAGATGAACCCTTATTGCGAGAAAAACTCGCTCATTCCATTCGCTCGTTTGCCAGTGATATCGACCATCCCGGTGATTTGCATTATTTGATGGTGGCAGAAGATACCGACAGCGGCGAGGTGGTGGGCACCACTGCCATCGATGCGGCAGTTGGTTTGAATAGTCCCTTCTACACCTACCATTTGGGTAAGGTGGTTCATGCTTCGCGCAGTTTAAATATCTACAACGTGGTGGAAACCTTAACCCTTACTAACGACTACACCGGCGTCACCGAGCTGTGTACGCTATTTTTGCAAGAATCTCATCGGCAAGGCCAAAATGGCCGTTTGTTGTCTAAATGTCGCTTTTTACTGATGGCTGAGCATCCACATCGATTTAATGACTCGGTGATTGCTGAAATGCGCGGTGTGTCGGACGAGCAGGGGCGCTCACCTTTTTGGCAATGGTTACAAGACAATTTCTTTAGCATGGATTTTCCTACCGCCGATTATTTAACCGGCGTGGGTAAAAAAGAGTTTATTGCCGAATTAATGCCAAAGTATCCCATTTATGTGAATTTGCTGAGTAAAGAGGCGCAGGCGGTGATTGGCGAAGTGCATCAGAAGACTCGACCGGCTTTGCGCTTACTGGAAGCTGAAGGTTTTTGTAAGCATGGTTATGTTGATATTTTTGACGCTGGACCCACCGTGGAGTGTCCCTTACAACTCATCGAAAGTGTTAAGCAATCATTTAAGGTGAGCTTAAGCATTGGCGAGCCGAGTAAGGATGCGCAACAGATGTTACTGACTAATGCGCGCTTAAAAGATTTCCGAGCTTGTGTTGCCCAGATCGAACTACATCGGCAGCAACCAAGGGCGGTGATTTCCCAACAAACGGCTAACGCCCTACAAGTGAGTGAGGGTGATAGCCTTCGAGTAGGCGCTTTGCGTTTCGAATAA